A window of the Capricornis sumatraensis isolate serow.1 chromosome 9, serow.2, whole genome shotgun sequence genome harbors these coding sequences:
- the LOC138085566 gene encoding RNA-binding protein with serine-rich domain 1-like: MAPSPTRCRENSDEQSRDHSRDKAGPKESREKYRGRARTRRWSSASSGSSSSRSPSSGSTSSGSSSGSSSPSASSRSGRSSTSCSSSSSSSSSSSSSPGSLRPSWLRRGKRQRSHSKQPERDEKEGRRHSPSPKPTKLHIARLTRNVTKDHIREIFSTFGKVRVIDMPVERMHPGLSDAYVEFETPDGAEKALKYMDGGQIDGQEIRATAVPPPRRLSPRRRMQSLPPRWCGSPSQRRRRSPSPWLRSQRRWRPRFPRRPLHRSRFSSSSSRS, translated from the coding sequence ATGGCACCTTCTCCCACCAGATGCAGAGAGAACTCTGATGAGCAGTCCAGGGATCACTCTAGAGATAAAGCCGGCCCCAAGGAGTCACGCGAGAAGTACCGTGGCAGGGCTAGAACTCGAAGGTGGAGCAGCGCTtccagtggcagcagcagctccaggtcTCCGTCCAGTGGTAGCACCAGCTCGGGCTCCAGCAGCGGCTCCAGCTCACCTTCAGCATCCAGCCGCTCAGGACGTTCCAGCACGTCctgcagctccagctccagctccagctccagctccagcagctccCCCGGCTCTTTGAGGCCTTCTTGGCTTAGAAGAGGCAAGAGACAGCGGTCTCACTCCAAACAACCCGAAAGAGAtgaaaaggaagggagaaggcaCAGCCCTTCCCCTAAACCCACCAAGCTGCACATCGCGAGACTCACCAGGAACGTGACCAAGGACCACATCCGGGAGATATTCTCCACCTTCGGGAAAGTCAGAGTGATTGACATGCCTGTAGAGAGGATGCACCCCGGCCTGTCTGATGCTTATGTGGAGTTCGAGACTCCAGACGGGGCTGAGAAGGCGCTGAAGTACATGGATGGAGGACAAATTGACGGCCAGGAGATCAGGGCCACCGCTGTGCCACCCCCCAGGCGACTCAGCCCTCGCAGAAGAATGCAGTCACTGCCCCCCAGGTGGTGCGGGTCACCCtcacagaggaggagaaggtCGCCTTCCCCTTGGCTCAGGTCCCAGAGGCGCTGGCGACCCCGCTTCCCTCGCCGCCCCCTCCACCGGAGCCGCTTCAGCTCCAGCTCCTCCAGAAGCTGA